A genome region from Methanobacterium subterraneum includes the following:
- a CDS encoding LUD domain-containing protein has product MNDAAMEIMKRSFNILDKRRADLLQDERTVKLKERVKNIREISVEHLPPLLEKACETLENNGVEVIMAKDGDEAREAIYQLVEKEEMVAKSKSNTAGEIQLTEYLENRGIKVLETDLGDRIVQFSKSHPTHPIGPACHLDMDKIAEIVSDEFKREVKAEAKAIMGVVKDDILDKISQCRIGITGANSVAAHDGSLLMVHNEGNISLLTMMDLHIILVGIDKVVPDLEDAVSVVKLETIYATGKTVPAYMNVISSPSKTADIEQIILKDMYGAKRVVVIFLDNGRSQALQKQKECLWCIGCGACIVNCPVYTTIGPDFGYLRHLGGRGVVLSNYIHNEAVCFDSGLYKCTLCGLCTVECPVEIPINTMLEDLRKDSVKGDIYPKKHGEIRDNLKIRRSPFKPDEK; this is encoded by the coding sequence ATGAATGACGCTGCCATGGAAATTATGAAGAGATCCTTTAATATACTGGACAAGCGAAGAGCAGACCTCCTCCAGGATGAACGTACTGTTAAGTTAAAGGAAAGGGTTAAAAATATTCGGGAAATTTCAGTTGAACATCTACCCCCACTCCTGGAAAAGGCATGTGAAACCCTTGAAAATAATGGGGTTGAAGTTATCATGGCCAAAGATGGTGATGAAGCCAGGGAGGCCATTTATCAGCTGGTGGAAAAGGAGGAGATGGTGGCTAAATCCAAATCCAACACCGCAGGGGAGATACAACTCACCGAATATTTGGAAAATAGGGGTATAAAAGTTCTGGAAACTGATCTGGGAGATAGAATTGTTCAATTTTCCAAGAGTCATCCCACTCACCCCATTGGACCAGCATGTCATCTTGACATGGATAAAATAGCAGAAATCGTGTCAGATGAATTTAAAAGAGAGGTAAAAGCCGAAGCAAAAGCCATTATGGGTGTGGTGAAAGATGATATTCTGGATAAAATATCCCAGTGTAGAATAGGGATCACCGGAGCCAACTCAGTTGCCGCCCATGATGGGTCACTGCTAATGGTTCATAACGAAGGTAATATAAGCCTTCTAACCATGATGGACCTGCATATCATACTGGTGGGCATTGATAAGGTAGTGCCCGATCTGGAAGATGCTGTATCAGTGGTGAAACTGGAAACTATCTATGCCACTGGAAAAACAGTTCCTGCCTATATGAATGTTATATCATCCCCTTCCAAGACCGCAGACATTGAACAGATCATATTAAAGGATATGTATGGAGCTAAACGAGTGGTTGTAATATTTTTAGACAACGGACGTAGCCAGGCACTCCAGAAACAAAAAGAATGCTTATGGTGCATTGGATGCGGCGCTTGCATCGTTAACTGCCCAGTTTACACAACTATTGGGCCTGATTTCGGATATTTACGCCATTTAGGAGGTAGAGGGGTGGTTTTAAGCAACTATATCCATAATGAGGCGGTTTGTTTTGATTCAGGGTTATACAAATGTACTTTATGCGGCCTGTGCACAGTGGAGTGTCCAGTGGAAATTCCCATTAACACTATGCTGGAAGATCTCCGCAAAGACTCGGTTAAAGGAGATATTTATCCAAAAAAACATGGCGAAATTAGAGATAATCTTAAAATAAGAAGGTCACCATTTAAACCGGATGAGAAATAA
- a CDS encoding (5-formylfuran-3-yl)methyl phosphate synthase, translating to MLLLISPINTQEAREAIDGGADIVDVKNPKEGSLGANFPWVIKKIREMTPNDLQVSATLGDVPYKPGTVSLAAAGAVVSGADYIKVGLYGTKNYSEALEVMENVVKTAHEFNDNVTVVAAGYADAHRVGAVDPMDIPRVAADSGADLAMVDTAVKDGKTLFDFMNEETLSKFNEDTHKYGLQSALAGSVKEEQLSLLADLGCDVVGIRGAACIGGDRNSGHIHHEAVARLKKMVESF from the coding sequence TTGCTTCTCTTGATCAGTCCCATAAACACACAAGAAGCACGAGAAGCCATAGACGGCGGTGCAGATATAGTAGATGTTAAAAATCCTAAAGAAGGTTCATTAGGGGCTAATTTCCCCTGGGTCATTAAAAAAATTCGTGAGATGACTCCCAATGACTTGCAAGTTAGTGCAACTCTGGGGGATGTTCCCTACAAACCAGGAACAGTATCCCTGGCAGCTGCTGGTGCAGTTGTCTCCGGTGCAGATTACATCAAAGTAGGATTATACGGAACCAAAAACTACTCCGAAGCTCTTGAAGTCATGGAAAACGTGGTTAAAACTGCTCATGAATTTAATGATAATGTAACTGTTGTGGCAGCTGGATACGCTGATGCCCACCGTGTAGGTGCCGTGGATCCCATGGACATTCCCCGGGTAGCTGCAGATAGTGGAGCCGATTTAGCCATGGTAGATACAGCAGTTAAGGATGGTAAAACACTTTTTGACTTCATGAATGAAGAAACTCTATCTAAATTCAATGAAGATACCCATAAATACGGCCTTCAATCAGCATTAGCTGGTTCAGTTAAAGAAGAACAACTATCATTACTTGCGGATCTTGGTTGTGACGTGGTTGGAATACGAGGTGCAGCTTGTATTGGTGGAGACCGGAATTCCGGTCACATACATCACGAGGCTGTTGCCCGGTTAAAAAAGATGGTTGAAAGCTTTTAA
- the guaB gene encoding IMP dehydrogenase, which yields MFSDKLKKAPEGYTFDDFLLVPSISNIEPKDVQTKTRVSRNYNLNIPIVSSAMDTVTEAEMAIALAQEGGLGVIHRNMNIKEQVAEVEKVKRSEDLTIRDVITTSPDSSIHEASIIMDMEDVSGLPVVDNGNVIGIISRRDIKPIINSDAQKKVREFMTEEVVTINESTTPEEALDIAYDNKVERLPVVQNNRIVGIVTIRDILERKKHPNAVRDLDGRFLVAAATGPFDLERAIALDKAGADIIAMDVAHAHKPSIIKSARKMKENIQADLLVGNIATGEAAEAIISGVDVDGLKVGIGPGSICTTRIIAGVGVPQLTAISSVADVAREHGVPVIGDGGLRYSGDVAKAIAVGADAVMVGSLMAGTTESPGEVVIMNGRKFKQYRGMGSLGAMTGGSGAGTDRYFQEVKGPMKHAKLVPEGVEGVVPFKGPAEEVIFQLMGGLKASMGYSGAGNIPEMWEKSRFVRITSSGMTESHPHDLLITNESPNYPTTRLM from the coding sequence ATGTTTTCAGATAAATTAAAAAAAGCCCCGGAAGGATACACATTTGATGATTTTTTGCTGGTACCGTCCATATCCAACATTGAACCCAAAGATGTCCAAACAAAGACTAGGGTTTCTCGAAATTACAATCTCAACATCCCGATTGTGAGTTCGGCCATGGATACAGTCACTGAAGCTGAAATGGCCATTGCACTTGCCCAGGAAGGAGGGTTAGGTGTTATACACCGGAACATGAACATTAAAGAACAGGTGGCCGAGGTTGAAAAAGTCAAGCGTTCCGAGGATTTGACCATACGAGACGTTATAACCACTTCTCCAGATAGTTCTATCCATGAAGCAAGTATCATTATGGATATGGAAGACGTTAGCGGTCTACCTGTAGTGGATAATGGAAACGTGATTGGTATTATCAGCCGACGGGATATCAAACCTATCATCAACTCTGATGCTCAGAAAAAAGTACGTGAATTCATGACCGAGGAAGTGGTGACCATCAATGAATCCACCACGCCCGAAGAAGCTCTGGACATCGCTTATGATAACAAGGTGGAAAGATTACCGGTTGTTCAAAATAATCGAATAGTGGGTATTGTCACCATACGGGATATACTTGAACGTAAAAAACATCCCAATGCAGTGAGAGACTTAGATGGACGTTTCCTGGTTGCTGCTGCCACCGGCCCATTTGATCTGGAAAGAGCCATAGCCCTAGACAAAGCTGGAGCAGACATCATTGCCATGGATGTGGCCCACGCCCACAAACCCAGTATTATCAAGTCTGCCCGGAAAATGAAAGAAAACATCCAGGCTGATCTTCTGGTGGGTAACATTGCTACTGGTGAAGCAGCCGAAGCAATCATATCTGGTGTAGATGTTGATGGTTTGAAAGTGGGCATAGGGCCTGGATCAATATGTACTACAAGGATCATAGCTGGAGTGGGAGTACCACAGTTAACCGCCATATCCAGTGTAGCGGATGTCGCCAGGGAACATGGCGTGCCGGTTATTGGTGATGGAGGATTAAGATATTCTGGAGATGTTGCCAAAGCCATAGCAGTGGGTGCGGATGCAGTAATGGTTGGAAGTTTAATGGCAGGAACCACTGAATCTCCAGGTGAAGTGGTTATAATGAACGGCCGCAAATTCAAACAGTACCGGGGAATGGGATCACTCGGGGCCATGACTGGTGGTTCAGGAGCAGGAACTGACCGCTACTTCCAGGAAGTTAAAGGACCCATGAAGCACGCCAAACTGGTGCCTGAAGGTGTGGAAGGAGTTGTACCCTTCAAAGGACCGGCTGAAGAAGTGATATTCCAACTGATGGGTGGTCTTAAAGCATCTATGGGATACAGTGGTGCTGGTAACATCCCCGAAATGTGGGAGAAATCCAGGTTTGTCAGGATCACCTCCAGTGGTATGACTGAAAGCCATCCACATGACCTTTTAATAACAAACGAAAGCCCCAACTACCCCACAACCCGACTCATGTAA